In one window of Paraflavitalea soli DNA:
- a CDS encoding SusC/RagA family TonB-linked outer membrane protein: protein MNDVSLTLGATDGQRYCPLLRKIFVPLFILLSLFTVSPAGAQNTVQVSGRVTGENGQALARASVGVLGATGGVIADNNGRFTITAPPNGVLVVSAIGFATQEISINNKTTIDVVLISVNKMETEVVVIGYGAQRKKDVTGSTVSVKGETLSEIKAPNILNQLQGRAAGVDIVNNSSQIGTGGQIRIRGNRSITGNNDPLIVVDGMAYGGSLNDIPSDNIASLDVLKDASATAIYGSRGSNGVIIITTKRGSSQRPVTTLNSYIGISSPIDKYKLFNGQEYAKFKEDAAAGNSNSPNTNLYALTNTEKANLQKGVSTDWQDLLLTTGIRTGHDLGVRGGNERTQYAFGIGYYRETGVITDQELDRYSFNVNIDHKISERFKIGFTSFNTMVRSNRLGTNAYGSATRLGPLFKPYNDDGTINLKPASDQGVDAQQINPLTSIGNNDLIKAFQRRYQFQHNFYAEVKILQDLKFKTTFGYGWSQTFNSNYTGPNTVFNSNPTTAGSSLNQSNAEGWQYTINNSLEYNKSFAGKHRLQVQALQEVQKNYFQSQRVNGVGVPADFIQDYNLNLAYTLVAESNSAGYTESALIGYMGRAIYSFDDKYLLTATVRTDGASVLAPGKQWVTYPAVSAGWNLDREKFLANVDFINSLKLRAGWGISSNAGIGPYSTLGSLGSNFYNFGSGTVVGTNFVNGYLINTSPNPELTWEKTRGWNLGVDFSFFNSRLSGSIEYYRTNTSDILLQRNLPRSNGTNSILTNVGKTASYGMEFTLSSVNVKTASGFTWRTDVNAFFNREKITALQLGLQSDVNNGWFVGSPITTIYDVKKIGIWQTSEAAQAASYGVKPGDIKLEDLNKNNSIGQEDRQVVGNFQPDFVAGMTNHFEYKHFDLNVVLFGRFGQTVVVNYLAADGGGAGYPFFLNSRVNQLKVDYWTPTNPTNDFPQPDAGVDGLRFTSTLTYRDGSFIKIRAIDLGYNIPSKVFGRSGIQSIRAYVSAQNPFILWSPLVRDGLGIDPEGNGTGNSVGSTAGGGAPVQGRAITVGMGVPSTRQFIVGINMKF from the coding sequence ATGAATGATGTCTCATTGACCTTAGGGGCAACAGACGGGCAACGCTATTGCCCATTGCTCAGAAAGATCTTCGTTCCTCTATTTATTTTACTTAGTCTGTTCACTGTTTCTCCGGCAGGGGCGCAAAACACGGTGCAGGTGAGCGGCCGTGTGACCGGGGAAAACGGACAAGCGCTGGCGCGGGCTTCGGTAGGTGTGCTGGGGGCAACGGGCGGCGTTATTGCCGACAATAATGGACGCTTTACGATCACCGCCCCGCCCAATGGTGTGCTGGTGGTTTCGGCCATTGGTTTTGCTACGCAGGAGATCAGCATCAACAACAAAACAACCATCGATGTGGTGCTTATATCGGTCAATAAAATGGAAACGGAGGTAGTGGTGATCGGCTACGGAGCGCAACGTAAAAAAGACGTGACCGGTTCCACTGTTTCTGTGAAGGGAGAGACGCTGAGTGAGATCAAAGCGCCCAATATCCTGAATCAATTGCAGGGAAGGGCAGCGGGGGTAGATATCGTGAACAACAGCTCGCAGATCGGAACGGGCGGACAGATCCGCATCCGGGGCAACCGCTCGATCACGGGCAATAACGATCCCCTGATCGTGGTGGACGGCATGGCCTATGGGGGCAGTTTGAATGATATTCCTTCGGATAATATCGCCAGCCTGGACGTATTGAAAGATGCTTCGGCCACTGCTATCTATGGTTCCCGCGGATCGAATGGCGTTATCATCATTACTACCAAACGGGGTTCCAGCCAGCGGCCTGTTACCACGCTCAACAGCTATATAGGTATTTCGAGCCCTATTGACAAATACAAATTATTCAACGGGCAGGAGTATGCCAAATTTAAAGAGGATGCGGCGGCAGGCAATTCCAATAGCCCCAACACCAACCTCTATGCGCTTACCAATACGGAAAAAGCCAACCTGCAAAAAGGGGTAAGCACGGACTGGCAGGATCTTTTACTGACTACGGGTATAAGAACAGGGCATGACCTGGGGGTAAGGGGAGGCAATGAGCGGACACAGTATGCATTCGGTATCGGCTATTACCGGGAAACGGGTGTTATAACGGACCAGGAACTGGACCGTTATTCGTTCAATGTAAATATCGACCACAAGATATCTGAACGCTTTAAGATCGGCTTTACCAGTTTCAATACGATGGTGCGTTCCAATAGGCTCGGCACCAATGCGTATGGATCGGCTACAAGATTGGGTCCTTTATTTAAGCCCTACAATGATGACGGTACCATTAATCTGAAGCCGGCATCGGACCAGGGGGTGGACGCACAACAGATCAACCCGCTTACTTCTATCGGCAATAATGACCTTATCAAAGCATTTCAACGCAGGTACCAGTTCCAGCATAACTTTTATGCAGAAGTGAAGATCCTGCAGGACCTGAAATTCAAGACTACCTTCGGCTACGGCTGGTCACAAACCTTCAATAGCAACTACACGGGCCCTAATACGGTTTTCAACTCCAATCCTACCACAGCAGGATCGAGTCTTAACCAATCCAATGCAGAAGGCTGGCAATATACCATTAACAACTCTTTGGAGTATAATAAGTCCTTTGCCGGCAAACACAGGCTGCAGGTGCAGGCATTGCAGGAAGTGCAAAAGAATTATTTCCAGTCGCAAAGGGTAAATGGGGTGGGGGTGCCGGCAGACTTTATACAGGACTATAACCTGAACCTGGCCTATACGCTGGTGGCAGAATCCAATTCGGCTGGTTATACCGAATCGGCGCTGATCGGTTATATGGGCCGGGCCATCTATTCTTTTGATGATAAGTATTTATTGACGGCTACGGTGAGAACGGATGGGGCTTCAGTATTGGCTCCCGGCAAGCAATGGGTAACGTATCCTGCGGTTTCTGCCGGCTGGAATCTTGACCGGGAAAAGTTTCTCGCGAATGTTGATTTCATCAATAGCTTAAAGCTGCGGGCAGGCTGGGGCATTAGTTCAAACGCCGGCATCGGACCCTATTCCACCCTGGGCAGCCTTGGCAGCAATTTCTACAATTTTGGCTCCGGTACGGTGGTAGGGACCAACTTTGTAAATGGTTACCTCATCAATACCAGTCCCAATCCTGAACTGACCTGGGAAAAAACGCGTGGTTGGAACCTGGGTGTTGATTTTTCCTTCTTCAATAGCCGCCTTTCCGGTTCGATAGAATATTACCGTACGAATACCAGTGACATCTTATTGCAAAGGAACCTTCCCCGGAGTAATGGCACCAACTCTATTTTGACAAACGTAGGTAAGACGGCCTCTTATGGAATGGAATTTACCCTTAGCAGCGTGAATGTCAAAACAGCCAGTGGTTTCACCTGGCGTACGGATGTGAATGCTTTCTTCAACCGGGAAAAGATAACGGCCCTGCAGCTTGGCCTGCAGAGTGATGTGAACAACGGATGGTTTGTGGGCAGCCCTATCACTACTATCTATGATGTAAAAAAGATCGGTATCTGGCAAACCAGTGAAGCAGCACAGGCAGCTTCCTATGGTGTAAAACCAGGTGATATCAAATTAGAGGACCTTAATAAGAACAATTCCATTGGCCAGGAAGACAGACAGGTAGTGGGCAATTTTCAACCTGATTTTGTTGCAGGTATGACCAACCATTTCGAGTATAAGCATTTCGATCTGAATGTGGTGCTGTTTGGCCGTTTTGGTCAGACCGTGGTGGTGAACTACCTGGCAGCGGATGGCGGCGGAGCAGGTTATCCTTTCTTTCTCAACAGCCGTGTGAACCAACTGAAGGTGGATTATTGGACGCCTACCAATCCTACGAATGATTTTCCGCAACCAGATGCGGGGGTGGATGGTTTGCGTTTCACTTCCACGCTGACCTATCGTGATGGCTCTTTTATAAAGATCAGGGCTATTGACCTGGGTTATAATATTCCCTCGAAAGTATTCGGCCGTTCCGGTATCCAATCGATCAGGGCCTACGTATCTGCTCAAAACCCCTTTATTCTCTGGTCACCGCTGGTAAGAGATGGTTTGGGTATTGACCCGGAAGGAAATGGTACGGGTAATTCAGTGGGTAGTACTGCCGGTGGTGGAGCGCCTGTTCAGGGCCGCGCTATTACAGTGGGTATGGGTGTTCCTTCTACCCGTCAATTTATCGTTGGTATAAACATGAAGTTCTAA
- a CDS encoding family 43 glycosylhydrolase — protein sequence MKKYYQFWLNIGAWLLLMTGTAQGQNPFITGQFTADPSARVFGDRVYVYPSHDILATQGKGRVGWFCMEDYHVFSSANLTDWTDHGMIVTQNKVPWVRPDSYSMWAPDCIYRNGKYYFYFPTAAKDTTAYGRGFAIGVAIADKPTGPFVPESTPINKVHGIDPNVFIDKDGQAYLYWSQGNIYGAKLKENMTELDGEVKVLGELPGKGLKEGPYLFERKGIYYLTYPHVENKTERLEYAISDNPLGPFKVTGVIMDESATGCWTNHQSVIEFKDQWYLFYHHNDYSPAFDKARSIRVDSLSFNADGTIRKVKPTLRGVGLTDAGAAIQVDRYSSISDKDLSVAFLDTLQKFNGWKVILEAPGAWVQYNGVDFGTKQYKHIKLKVRSSTGGTVQVRLDQADGPVVATVKLAAGNNWQEVKTRVSPVRQGVHGLVISLQDGKAVELDWVRFE from the coding sequence ATGAAAAAGTATTATCAGTTCTGGTTGAATATAGGAGCCTGGCTGCTCCTTATGACGGGGACTGCCCAGGGGCAGAATCCCTTTATTACCGGTCAGTTTACAGCCGATCCGTCGGCCCGTGTATTTGGCGACCGGGTGTATGTATATCCTTCGCATGATATCCTTGCCACGCAGGGAAAAGGCAGGGTGGGGTGGTTTTGCATGGAGGATTATCATGTGTTCTCTTCTGCCAACCTTACGGACTGGACGGATCACGGCATGATCGTAACGCAGAACAAAGTACCCTGGGTACGGCCAGACAGTTATAGCATGTGGGCGCCTGATTGCATTTACAGAAATGGGAAATACTACTTTTATTTTCCGACAGCCGCCAAAGATACAACAGCCTATGGGAGGGGATTTGCCATTGGGGTAGCCATTGCAGATAAACCAACGGGACCTTTTGTGCCGGAATCAACGCCCATCAACAAAGTGCATGGCATCGATCCCAATGTATTTATTGATAAAGATGGTCAGGCCTATCTCTATTGGTCGCAGGGCAATATCTACGGCGCTAAGTTGAAAGAGAATATGACGGAGCTGGATGGTGAAGTAAAGGTGCTGGGAGAACTTCCGGGCAAAGGGCTGAAGGAAGGGCCTTATTTATTTGAGCGCAAGGGCATTTACTACCTGACCTATCCGCATGTAGAAAATAAAACGGAAAGGCTCGAATACGCTATCAGTGATAACCCCCTGGGTCCTTTTAAGGTAACGGGTGTTATCATGGATGAATCTGCTACGGGATGCTGGACCAATCACCAATCGGTGATCGAGTTTAAGGATCAATGGTATTTGTTTTACCATCACAACGATTATTCACCTGCTTTCGATAAAGCCCGTTCCATCAGGGTGGACAGTTTATCCTTTAATGCAGATGGTACGATCCGGAAAGTAAAACCCACCTTACGGGGTGTTGGCTTAACGGATGCCGGGGCAGCGATACAGGTGGACCGGTACAGCAGTATCAGTGATAAAGACCTGTCGGTTGCTTTCCTGGATACGCTTCAAAAATTTAATGGATGGAAAGTCATACTGGAAGCGCCGGGCGCCTGGGTACAGTACAATGGGGTAGACTTTGGAACAAAGCAATACAAACATATAAAGTTGAAGGTGCGGTCCTCAACAGGAGGCACCGTGCAGGTGCGGCTGGACCAGGCCGACGGGCCTGTTGTGGCAACGGTGAAGCTGGCTGCGGGCAATAACTGGCAGGAAGTAAAAACGCGGGTTTCGCCAGTAAGACAGGGTGTGCATGGCCTGGTGATCTCCTTGCAGGATGGGAAGGCTGTGGAACTGGACTGGGTAAGGTTTGAATGA
- a CDS encoding esterase, with amino-acid sequence MYHKKIMHLLLPGFLLGISGHAISQPPRGLLVVSPQVNAGKTVTFRYLAPWAKEVKLNAQFEKGPVQMVKDTAGIWSVTTGPVTPDIYPYSFQVDGITVMDPANVAFFPNERFKASLVDIPGDTPLVHSLQDVPHGAINYEYYPSLAGTTGTVVIYTPPGYDKEVAKQYPVFYLISGTTDTEETWFKVGKTNFILDNLIAAGKAKPMIIVMPYGNIEARIAEQHNGIKPGDPTSREGADALIRAKNFGNDLVKKVIPYVEANYRVIPDRNSRAVGGFSRGGGQTLRTAFENMDKFAWVCCYSAYLSTQEMERSYQPVYTNPDNTNKLFKLLWISVGTEDFLYKPTIEFMDFLKAKKVNYTSLITDGGHTWMNTKKYLAATAQLLFQ; translated from the coding sequence ATGTATCATAAGAAGATCATGCACCTGTTATTGCCTGGTTTCCTGCTGGGCATTTCAGGCCATGCCATCAGTCAGCCGCCACGGGGACTGCTGGTCGTATCGCCCCAGGTAAACGCCGGTAAAACGGTTACTTTCCGCTACCTGGCTCCCTGGGCGAAAGAAGTAAAACTGAACGCACAATTTGAAAAAGGACCTGTGCAGATGGTAAAGGATACGGCCGGTATCTGGAGTGTAACGACGGGGCCGGTGACGCCTGATATTTATCCTTATAGCTTCCAGGTGGATGGCATCACAGTGATGGACCCGGCCAATGTGGCTTTTTTCCCAAACGAGCGGTTCAAAGCCAGCCTGGTGGACATTCCCGGCGATACGCCCCTGGTGCATTCGCTGCAGGATGTACCGCACGGCGCCATCAACTACGAATATTATCCTTCGCTGGCGGGCACCACGGGCACGGTAGTCATCTATACACCACCGGGCTATGACAAAGAAGTGGCTAAACAATACCCCGTTTTCTACCTGATCAGTGGTACTACGGATACGGAAGAAACCTGGTTTAAGGTAGGGAAAACGAATTTCATACTGGATAACCTGATCGCAGCAGGGAAGGCAAAACCGATGATCATCGTAATGCCTTATGGAAACATAGAGGCGCGGATAGCAGAACAACATAATGGCATTAAACCGGGCGACCCTACCTCGCGGGAAGGCGCCGATGCGCTTATCCGGGCAAAGAACTTTGGGAACGACCTGGTGAAAAAGGTAATCCCCTATGTGGAGGCGAACTACCGGGTGATACCGGACAGGAACAGCCGGGCTGTAGGCGGTTTTTCCCGCGGGGGCGGACAAACATTGAGGACGGCTTTCGAGAACATGGATAAGTTTGCCTGGGTATGTTGTTACAGCGCCTACCTCTCCACGCAGGAAATGGAACGCAGTTACCAGCCGGTCTACACTAACCCGGATAATACGAATAAGCTTTTTAAGTTGCTGTGGATAAGTGTAGGTACAGAAGACTTTTTGTACAAGCCAACGATCGAGTTCATGGACTTCCTGAAAGCTAAAAAGGTAAACTATACAAGCCTCATCACGGATGGCGGGCATACCTGGATGAATACGAAAAAGTATTTAGCTGCTACGGCACAACTGCTATTTCAATAA
- a CDS encoding esterase gives MMKRWYCILPVLLLAGNATLAQRPPSINSPEVKADHSITFRYYARNAQSVIVKGELLTAPVPMTKDTAGIWSVTVPPVKPDIYPYSFVVDNVELADPNNTLIFANERFKRSIVDIPGNEPLVHALQNVPHGKLSYRYYTSTTLGATRTLLVYTPPGFMANGTTKYPVLYLIHGGSDTEETWTKVGRAHFIADNLIAKKLATPMIIVMPYGNVRPRPMPDFTRDMIDDIIPFIQSNYPVLTDSKHRAVAGFSVGGGQTLNIGLTNTDKFGYIAAYAPYTATEEFQKNFSNWSPDAGKINAQVKLFTISVGTEDFLFESVKKNLAMFKEKNIRVKSYIVPGGHTWMNCKQYLATTLQEIFK, from the coding sequence ATGATGAAAAGATGGTATTGTATATTGCCGGTCTTGCTGTTGGCAGGTAATGCCACCCTGGCCCAAAGACCACCATCGATCAACTCACCGGAGGTAAAAGCGGATCATAGCATTACTTTCCGTTATTATGCGCGCAATGCGCAATCCGTGATCGTGAAAGGAGAGTTGCTGACGGCGCCGGTACCCATGACAAAAGATACGGCCGGTATATGGAGTGTAACGGTGCCGCCGGTAAAACCGGATATCTATCCTTATAGTTTTGTGGTAGACAATGTGGAACTGGCCGATCCTAATAATACGTTGATCTTTGCCAATGAACGATTCAAACGCAGCATCGTTGACATTCCCGGTAACGAGCCGCTTGTTCATGCTTTACAAAATGTGCCGCATGGGAAACTGAGCTACCGGTACTATACTTCCACCACCCTGGGCGCCACGCGTACTTTGCTGGTATACACACCCCCGGGCTTTATGGCCAACGGCACTACAAAATACCCGGTGCTCTATTTAATTCATGGTGGATCTGATACAGAGGAAACCTGGACCAAGGTGGGCAGGGCGCATTTCATTGCAGACAACCTCATTGCCAAAAAGCTGGCTACACCCATGATCATCGTGATGCCCTACGGCAATGTAAGGCCCCGACCCATGCCCGATTTTACCAGGGACATGATCGATGATATTATTCCCTTTATCCAATCGAATTATCCTGTGTTGACGGATAGCAAGCACCGTGCGGTGGCGGGGTTTTCGGTAGGAGGCGGGCAAACGCTCAATATCGGCCTCACCAATACGGATAAGTTTGGATATATCGCTGCTTATGCGCCTTACACGGCCACGGAAGAGTTTCAAAAGAATTTCTCCAACTGGTCGCCGGACGCAGGAAAAATAAACGCACAGGTTAAGCTCTTCACCATTAGTGTGGGCACGGAGGATTTCCTGTTTGAAAGTGTAAAGAAGAACCTGGCTATGTTCAAGGAGAAAAATATCCGGGTGAAAAGTTATATCGTGCCGGGTGGTCATACCTGGATGAACTGCAAGCAATACCTGGCTACTACGCTCCAGGAAATATTTAAATAG
- a CDS encoding glycosyl hydrolase family 8, which yields MPSNLLSPVPDRLAGCLPVLLTMLLLSSLTASAQPKKRNTEGANKPASQPGVFRNLLREAGYQQAAIDEKVNKAWYDIFEGPQRVYFEVGDSMAYVSDVKNHDARTEGLSYGMMIAVQLNKKDQFDRIWRWSKKYLQHQTGPREGYFAWSIDPKTLKKNSEGSASDGELYYITSLLFAANRWGNNTGIHYYNEARRILDAMWKKDGTGNIYNLINTEHKQITFVPEGNNYNWTDPSYHLPAFYEVWALYAKDGHEQFYRDCADTARVFLHRACHPVTGLNTDYAEFSGQPHPTRWMPPAFRYDSWRVPMNIAMDYTWFGKDKRWQEDYARRFQGFLRSKGMDSYEDQFNVDGSRPDFILQAGPVKKLRHSIGLVSTAATASLINKEKNSKDFVQAIWQAKLEPYEDGYFDPYYDGLLYLFSLLHLSGKYQLIKPSANLPAVAVAPSTVKEARPDQDQHGERAATNVRSAAYPQIMPGSRVAFRIKAPEAQKVQVDLGRKYEMLRDTGGYWKVTTDSISEGFHYYSLLIDGVALADPASETFYGMGRMASGIEIPFSGGDYYAVKDVPHGEIRIKRYFSTVTNSWRRFYIYTPPGYESAAQHYPVLYLLHGGGEDERGWATQGKTDLIMDNLIASKQARPMLIVMMDGNMGGGGFGEQALVNFENELKQVVVPFVESNYRAGKGAANRALAGLSMGGLQTLYAGIKNTDLFGYLGVFSSGWLPMQQAISEAQYLFIKNNKAAIEQNLQLLWIGMGGKEDIAYNNCKLMLARFDELQFKYQYSEYPGGHTWPVWRNNLYSFAPLLFK from the coding sequence ATGCCATCAAACCTATTATCACCTGTACCGGACCGCCTGGCTGGCTGTCTGCCGGTACTGTTGACCATGCTTTTATTGAGCTCACTGACCGCATCGGCCCAACCTAAAAAACGAAATACGGAGGGCGCTAATAAGCCGGCGTCCCAACCGGGTGTTTTCCGCAATCTATTGCGCGAAGCAGGCTATCAGCAGGCAGCGATCGATGAGAAAGTAAACAAAGCCTGGTATGACATCTTTGAGGGTCCGCAACGGGTATACTTTGAAGTGGGTGATTCGATGGCTTATGTATCGGATGTGAAGAACCATGATGCCAGGACGGAAGGATTATCCTATGGCATGATGATCGCGGTGCAGCTGAACAAGAAAGATCAGTTTGACAGGATCTGGAGATGGTCGAAGAAATACCTGCAGCACCAAACAGGGCCGCGGGAGGGTTATTTTGCCTGGAGCATCGACCCGAAAACATTGAAAAAGAATTCGGAGGGGTCGGCATCGGATGGGGAGTTGTACTATATCACCAGCCTGTTGTTTGCGGCCAACCGCTGGGGCAATAATACGGGCATCCATTACTACAATGAGGCCAGGCGGATATTGGATGCGATGTGGAAAAAAGACGGGACGGGCAATATCTATAACCTGATCAATACGGAACACAAACAGATCACCTTTGTACCGGAAGGGAACAATTATAACTGGACGGATCCTTCCTATCATTTACCGGCCTTCTACGAGGTATGGGCGCTGTATGCGAAAGACGGGCATGAGCAATTTTACCGGGACTGTGCAGATACTGCGCGTGTGTTTTTGCACCGGGCCTGTCACCCGGTAACGGGCCTGAATACGGACTATGCGGAATTTAGCGGCCAGCCACATCCTACGCGTTGGATGCCCCCGGCTTTTCGTTATGACTCCTGGCGGGTGCCGATGAATATTGCGATGGACTACACCTGGTTTGGAAAGGATAAGCGCTGGCAGGAAGATTATGCCAGGCGTTTCCAGGGTTTCCTGCGCTCAAAAGGCATGGACAGCTATGAAGACCAGTTTAATGTGGATGGCTCCCGGCCTGATTTCATACTACAGGCCGGCCCTGTAAAAAAACTGCGGCATTCGATCGGCCTGGTATCTACAGCAGCCACGGCTTCATTGATCAATAAAGAGAAGAACAGCAAGGACTTTGTACAGGCGATCTGGCAGGCAAAACTGGAACCGTACGAAGACGGGTATTTCGATCCTTATTATGATGGTTTATTGTATTTATTCAGCCTGCTGCATCTGAGCGGTAAATACCAGTTGATTAAACCTTCTGCTAACCTGCCTGCTGTGGCCGTGGCTCCGTCAACCGTTAAAGAGGCGCGGCCTGACCAGGATCAACATGGTGAGCGTGCCGCTACCAATGTACGTTCGGCAGCCTATCCGCAAATCATGCCGGGCAGCCGGGTAGCCTTTCGCATCAAGGCGCCGGAAGCTCAAAAAGTGCAGGTGGACCTGGGCCGCAAATATGAGATGCTGCGGGATACAGGCGGATACTGGAAAGTGACCACGGATTCGATCAGTGAGGGCTTTCATTATTACTCGCTGCTCATCGATGGGGTAGCGCTTGCAGACCCTGCCAGTGAAACTTTTTATGGCATGGGCAGGATGGCCAGCGGTATAGAAATTCCTTTTAGCGGCGGGGATTATTATGCGGTAAAAGATGTGCCACATGGCGAGATCCGTATTAAAAGATACTTCTCTACGGTTACGAATTCCTGGAGACGGTTCTATATATACACACCACCTGGCTATGAAAGCGCTGCACAGCACTATCCTGTATTGTACCTGCTGCATGGCGGCGGTGAAGATGAAAGAGGATGGGCTACGCAGGGCAAAACGGATCTCATCATGGATAACCTTATCGCCTCCAAACAAGCCAGGCCCATGCTCATTGTGATGATGGACGGGAATATGGGCGGGGGAGGATTTGGCGAACAGGCGCTGGTTAATTTTGAAAATGAATTAAAGCAGGTGGTGGTACCATTTGTGGAAAGCAATTACCGCGCTGGTAAAGGAGCTGCCAACAGGGCGCTGGCCGGGCTGTCGATGGGAGGTTTGCAAACGCTGTATGCCGGCATTAAAAATACCGACCTGTTTGGCTACCTCGGGGTGTTCAGCAGCGGATGGCTGCCGATGCAACAAGCTATTTCGGAAGCGCAGTATCTGTTTATCAAAAATAACAAAGCAGCCATTGAGCAAAACCTTCAGTTATTGTGGATAGGGATGGGCGGTAAAGAAGATATTGCTTATAATAATTGTAAGCTGATGCTTGCGCGGTTTGATGAGCTGCAATTTAAGTATCAGTATAGTGAATACCCGGGTGGCCATACCTGGCCGGTATGGAGGAACAACCTTTATTCCTTCGCTCCTTTGTTGTTTAAATAA